A genomic stretch from Chryseobacterium sp. SNU WT5 includes:
- a CDS encoding HopJ type III effector protein, which yields MILEQIKNKPESIDFKEVISYIDEHFDFTPTKFNNGNTINEVNQNNGSCKVFSFAKLNHLSKEETLSLFGDFYRTDVLGNPNENDHQNIRNFIEFGWDGISFENESLKMKKNV from the coding sequence ATGATTTTAGAACAAATAAAAAACAAGCCCGAAAGTATCGATTTTAAAGAAGTCATCAGTTACATTGATGAACATTTCGATTTCACACCGACAAAATTCAACAATGGAAATACGATCAATGAAGTCAATCAGAACAATGGTTCCTGTAAAGTGTTCAGTTTTGCAAAGTTGAATCATTTATCGAAAGAGGAAACTTTATCGTTATTTGGAGATTTCTATAGAACTGATGTTTTGGGGAATCCAAACGAAAATGACCATCAGAATATCAGAAATTTTATCGAGTTTGGCTGGGATGGAATTTCATTCGAGAATGAAAGTTTAAAAATGAAGAAGAATGTCTAA
- a CDS encoding tyrosine phenol-lyase → MVSKRDSWAEPYKIKMVELLKMTTADQRKKALLEAGFNTFLLKSEEVYIDLLTDSGTNAMSDQQWSGMMLGDEAYAGSKNYYHLEEAVKEVYGYKYLVPTHQGRGAENILSQIMIKAGDIVPGNMYFTTTRLHQELAGGVFHDVIIDEAHDSESQFPFKGNVDLNKVEKLVQEYGAEKIAYICVAVTVNLAGGQPVSMENLKAVRKYTQEKGIKVMLDMTRIAENAYFIQQKEEGYRLKTIAEIVKEICSYTDGATFSGKKDALVNIGGFLALNDYDIFEEARNLVVVYEGLHTYGGLAGRDMEAMSIGIYESVQEEHMKARIGQVFYLGDKMREFGVPIVTPIGGHGIFVDAKQFLPHVSQDDFPAQALAAEIYLDAGIRTMERGIVSAGRNSKGENYHPKLELVRFTIPRRVYTQAHMDVIAESTARVYERRNQIKGLKMIYEPKYLRFFQARFEQL, encoded by the coding sequence ATGGTATCAAAAAGAGACAGCTGGGCAGAACCTTACAAAATAAAAATGGTCGAACTGCTTAAAATGACTACCGCAGATCAAAGGAAAAAAGCTTTACTGGAAGCTGGATTCAATACTTTTTTACTAAAATCCGAAGAGGTATACATTGATCTTTTAACGGACAGTGGCACCAACGCGATGAGCGATCAGCAGTGGAGTGGGATGATGCTTGGCGATGAAGCGTACGCGGGAAGTAAGAATTATTACCATTTGGAAGAAGCTGTGAAAGAAGTGTATGGTTACAAATATTTAGTACCAACACACCAAGGTCGTGGCGCAGAAAATATTCTTTCACAAATCATGATTAAGGCTGGAGATATTGTTCCCGGAAATATGTATTTCACCACGACCAGATTACATCAGGAATTGGCAGGCGGCGTTTTTCACGATGTGATTATTGACGAGGCTCATGATTCTGAATCTCAGTTTCCCTTCAAAGGAAATGTGGATTTAAACAAGGTGGAAAAATTAGTACAGGAATATGGAGCTGAAAAAATCGCTTATATCTGCGTTGCAGTAACCGTGAACTTAGCGGGTGGACAACCCGTGAGTATGGAAAATTTAAAAGCAGTGCGGAAATACACGCAGGAAAAAGGAATTAAGGTGATGCTTGATATGACCAGAATTGCTGAGAATGCTTATTTTATTCAGCAAAAGGAAGAAGGTTATCGTTTGAAAACAATCGCTGAAATCGTAAAAGAAATCTGTAGTTATACGGATGGTGCAACCTTTAGTGGTAAAAAAGATGCTTTGGTGAATATCGGAGGGTTCTTAGCTTTAAATGATTACGATATTTTCGAAGAAGCACGTAATCTCGTTGTCGTTTATGAAGGTCTTCATACGTACGGCGGTTTGGCTGGACGCGACATGGAGGCAATGTCGATTGGTATTTACGAAAGTGTACAAGAGGAACATATGAAAGCTAGAATTGGTCAGGTCTTTTATTTGGGCGATAAAATGAGAGAATTCGGTGTTCCCATCGTAACGCCAATTGGCGGACATGGTATTTTTGTTGATGCGAAACAATTTTTACCACATGTTTCCCAAGATGATTTTCCCGCACAAGCGTTGGCGGCAGAAATTTATCTGGATGCTGGAATCAGAACCATGGAAAGGGGAATTGTTTCCGCTGGTCGGAATTCCAAAGGTGAAAATTACCATCCAAAATTAGAGTTGGTTCGTTTTACGATTCCACGTCGGGTTTATACCCAAGCACACATGGATGTGATTGCAGAATCTACCGCCCGAGTTTACGAAAGAAGAAACCAGATCAAAGGTTTGAAAATGATTTACGAACCGAAATATCTGAGGTTCTTTCAAGCGAGATTTGAGCAACTTTAA
- a CDS encoding NAD(P)H-dependent flavin oxidoreductase yields the protein MNDKQNKVTNLFQIKYPIIQGGMIWHSGWRLASAVSNNGGLGLIGAGSMYPDILRENIQKCKAATDKPFGVNVPMLYPNLDEVIQIILEEGVKIIFTSAGNPKTYTEALQKEGLKVGHVVSSTKFAMKCEDAGVDVIVAEGFEAGGHNGRDETTTFCLIPNVRQHISKPLIAAGGIALGSQMKAAMILGADGVQIGSRFAATTEASSHDSWKNTILTLNEGDTHLTLKELAPVRMVKNKFYYDLEKLYDQGRNVEALKESLGRARSKRGMFEGDLEEGELEIGQVSALIHEILSVEKVFENLLKEYREVNSYDL from the coding sequence ATGAATGATAAACAAAATAAAGTCACCAATCTTTTTCAAATAAAATATCCCATCATTCAAGGTGGCATGATTTGGCATTCTGGCTGGCGTTTGGCTTCTGCGGTGTCAAATAACGGCGGCTTAGGTTTAATTGGAGCGGGGAGTATGTATCCTGATATTTTACGCGAAAACATTCAGAAATGCAAAGCAGCCACGGACAAACCATTCGGTGTAAATGTGCCAATGCTTTATCCGAATTTAGATGAAGTGATTCAGATCATTTTGGAGGAAGGCGTGAAGATCATTTTCACTTCCGCCGGAAATCCGAAAACATATACGGAGGCTCTTCAGAAAGAAGGTTTAAAAGTCGGTCATGTTGTTTCCTCAACCAAATTTGCCATGAAATGCGAAGATGCCGGCGTTGATGTCATTGTCGCCGAAGGTTTCGAAGCTGGCGGCCATAACGGACGTGATGAAACAACAACGTTCTGTTTGATTCCTAATGTAAGACAACATATCTCAAAACCCTTAATTGCCGCGGGTGGAATTGCTTTGGGTTCTCAAATGAAAGCAGCCATGATTTTAGGCGCAGATGGAGTACAGATCGGATCTCGATTTGCCGCTACCACAGAAGCCAGTTCACACGACAGCTGGAAGAATACTATTCTCACTTTAAACGAAGGCGATACTCATTTAACTTTAAAAGAACTCGCACCCGTAAGAATGGTAAAAAATAAATTCTATTACGATTTAGAAAAGTTGTATGATCAAGGACGAAACGTAGAAGCCTTAAAAGAAAGTCTCGGTAGAGCACGTTCAAAACGGGGCATGTTCGAAGGCGATTTAGAAGAAGGCGAATTGGAAATAGGACAGGTCTCCGCTTTAATTCATGAAATTCTGTCTGTTGAAAAAGTATTTGAAAACCTATTGAAAGAATATCGGGAAGTAAATTCCTACGATCTATAA
- a CDS encoding YceI family protein, with the protein MIWKIDNAHSEINFKVKHMMISTLTGNFEDFDATIDANDESFKNASFKFNAKINSINTKNRDRDAHLKSDEFFSSEKYPDMKFVSDSFDGQKLIGNLTIKDVTKRVELDVELNGVAIDPYGQTKAGFELNGEISRKDFDLTWNAVTEAGNVVVSDKVKLVIDAQFIKQA; encoded by the coding sequence ATGATTTGGAAAATAGACAACGCTCATTCAGAAATTAACTTCAAAGTAAAGCATATGATGATTTCAACATTGACGGGTAATTTTGAAGATTTTGATGCAACGATCGATGCAAATGATGAAAGTTTCAAGAATGCTTCTTTTAAATTCAATGCAAAAATTAATTCAATCAACACTAAAAACAGAGATAGAGATGCCCACCTTAAATCTGATGAGTTTTTCAGTTCAGAAAAATATCCAGATATGAAATTTGTTTCTGACTCTTTTGACGGCCAAAAATTAATTGGAAATTTAACGATTAAAGATGTCACTAAAAGAGTAGAATTAGATGTAGAATTAAATGGTGTAGCTATTGATCCTTACGGACAAACCAAAGCAGGATTTGAATTAAACGGAGAAATCAGCAGAAAGGATTTTGATTTAACCTGGAATGCAGTTACAGAGGCAGGAAATGTTGTCGTTTCAGACAAAGTGAAATTAGTTATTGATGCACAATTTATTAAACAAGCCTAA
- a CDS encoding tyrosine-type recombinase/integrase — protein sequence MKGNSISIKPLNDSGKFWLQKALQLMQIQEYGKGSVRSYLQELTLLFKHYNDLKVEDLRQAHIEKYLIFIKENHKVGRAKCRSVAQSCSFFFKKVMPSNYIVPSNLYPKKQFILPNIMTEMEVEKLFKAPLNLKERCVVGLLYRCGLRISEVCNLKIQDIDSCNSRIKVIQGKGGKDRSTLLPQTLLEQLRAFYIVENRPKEYFFTSPQTRKQLHVRSLQVVVNGAMQKAGFQSGRFTAHTLRHSFATHLLNQGNNIHVIKTLLGHSKLETTMIYLHLQHHTQLGIVSPLEKLNDVTTAN from the coding sequence ATGAAAGGGAATTCGATTTCAATTAAACCGCTGAATGATAGCGGAAAGTTTTGGTTGCAAAAAGCATTGCAATTGATGCAAATTCAAGAATATGGGAAGGGAAGTGTGCGGAGTTACCTCCAAGAACTGACTTTACTTTTTAAGCATTACAATGATCTCAAAGTTGAAGATTTACGCCAAGCACACATCGAAAAGTATTTGATTTTTATTAAAGAAAATCACAAAGTCGGTCGAGCCAAATGCCGAAGTGTAGCCCAATCTTGCAGTTTTTTCTTTAAAAAAGTAATGCCCAGCAATTACATTGTTCCGAGTAATCTGTACCCCAAAAAGCAATTTATTTTGCCCAACATCATGACGGAAATGGAGGTAGAAAAACTATTTAAAGCACCTCTCAATCTAAAAGAACGTTGTGTGGTGGGCTTGCTTTATCGTTGTGGGTTGCGGATTTCTGAGGTTTGTAATTTGAAAATCCAAGACATCGATAGTTGCAACAGCCGAATTAAAGTCATTCAAGGAAAAGGCGGAAAAGATCGTTCTACCTTGTTGCCACAGACTTTATTGGAACAACTCCGCGCGTTTTATATTGTCGAAAATCGTCCGAAAGAATACTTTTTTACCAGTCCGCAGACCCGAAAACAACTTCATGTTCGCAGTTTACAAGTGGTGGTGAATGGTGCGATGCAAAAGGCGGGTTTCCAAAGTGGACGATTTACGGCGCATACGCTGCGACATTCCTTTGCGACTCACTTGCTTAATCAGGGCAATAACATTCATGTTATCAAGACTTTGCTCGGTCATAGCAAGTTGGAAACCACGATGATTTATCTGCATTTGCAACATCATACCCAACTCGGAATTGTTTCTCCTTTGGAAAAATTAAATGATGTAACAACCGCAAATTAA
- a CDS encoding IS91 family transposase → MSDCHTVRLGMHVYGCNHCHHQHYQFHSCGNRHCPNCGGLKREQWLQDRMSELLPTAYFHIVFTIPQQLRSLAMGNRKAVFKLLFEAGTYTLKTLGKDEKYLGGIPGIISVLHTNGQDLTFHPHVHCIVTGGGLSKEGKWITQKREKGNFLFPRRAMEKIFKGYFLAQLKALKTSENLKINNEKEFDKTIDEVQFIKWNVYAKAPFAGPEQIVEYLGRYTHKVAISTYRITKISDTEITFKYKDYRDKNQQKLITLSHAEFLRRFEQHILPKGFVKIRHSGFLSHQNKTKQNGWKVFVHN, encoded by the coding sequence TTGTCAGATTGCCATACGGTTCGGTTGGGAATGCATGTTTACGGCTGTAATCATTGTCACCATCAACATTACCAATTTCACAGTTGCGGCAACAGACATTGCCCCAATTGTGGAGGCTTGAAACGCGAACAGTGGCTGCAAGACAGGATGAGCGAATTGCTACCGACAGCTTATTTCCATATCGTTTTTACCATTCCTCAGCAGTTGAGAAGTCTGGCGATGGGGAATCGGAAAGCGGTTTTCAAATTGCTTTTTGAGGCAGGTACTTACACTTTGAAAACCCTTGGAAAGGATGAAAAATATTTGGGAGGAATACCTGGAATCATCAGTGTTTTGCATACCAATGGGCAGGATTTAACTTTTCATCCTCATGTTCATTGTATTGTAACGGGTGGTGGACTTTCAAAAGAGGGAAAATGGATCACTCAAAAAAGAGAAAAAGGTAATTTTCTTTTTCCCAGAAGAGCGATGGAAAAGATCTTCAAAGGTTATTTTTTGGCGCAATTAAAGGCCTTAAAAACGAGTGAAAATCTAAAAATAAACAACGAAAAAGAGTTCGACAAAACGATTGATGAAGTGCAATTCATCAAATGGAATGTTTACGCCAAAGCACCTTTTGCAGGTCCCGAACAGATTGTGGAATATTTGGGAAGGTACACGCACAAAGTGGCGATCAGCACGTATAGAATCACTAAAATCAGCGACACCGAAATCACCTTTAAGTACAAAGATTATCGGGACAAAAATCAACAAAAACTAATAACTTTGAGCCATGCAGAGTTTTTACGAAGATTTGAGCAACATATCCTGCCCAAAGGTTTTGTGAAGATTCGGCACAGCGGATTTTTGAGTCATCAAAACAAAACAAAACAAAACGGCTGGAAAGTATTTGTGCACAATTGA
- a CDS encoding DUF4919 domain-containing protein has protein sequence MKQTILILIFSVISTFSFAQINTELIKKNVTENPKENFYKLLEIFKSNPSELTQDQLNQLYYGSKFVKIDYTIGSYNSESGTFWKPAHRKLSKSKAEKIVKEAQLKYLKNPLNKNLLDDMVNIYSALNENQKADLCSKQKELIIQTIKKSGDGKSEETAICVLTAGEVLQQLEKLIQSGPRAQFDQKMKQLSDGSVLTIYKIGDREVFVKLVGGFFL, from the coding sequence ATGAAACAAACGATTCTAATCTTAATTTTTAGTGTAATATCTACATTTTCATTTGCACAGATTAATACTGAACTAATTAAAAAAAATGTTACTGAAAACCCTAAAGAAAATTTTTATAAACTTTTAGAGATTTTCAAATCAAATCCTTCTGAATTAACGCAAGATCAACTAAATCAACTTTACTACGGAAGTAAATTTGTGAAAATTGATTATACAATTGGAAGCTACAATAGTGAATCAGGAACATTTTGGAAACCTGCTCACAGAAAATTATCTAAAAGTAAGGCAGAAAAAATCGTGAAAGAGGCACAATTAAAATATTTAAAAAATCCTCTTAATAAAAATCTGTTAGATGATATGGTTAATATTTACAGCGCATTAAATGAAAATCAAAAAGCAGACTTATGTTCCAAACAAAAAGAGTTAATAATACAAACTATAAAAAAAAGTGGAGACGGAAAAAGTGAGGAAACGGCGATTTGTGTTTTAACGGCAGGAGAAGTTTTACAACAACTTGAAAAATTAATACAATCAGGACCAAGAGCACAATTTGACCAAAAAATGAAACAACTTTCTGATGGAAGCGTATTAACAATTTATAAGATTGGAGATAGAGAAGTATTTGTAAAATTAGTCGGGGGATTTTTTCTGTAA
- a CDS encoding DNA-methyltransferase, which translates to MIETNKIHYGDCIKQMQKLENESIDLIIADPPYNLNKDFGNSSDNWDDVDGWIKWSKKWLDVAITKLKPTGSIFIYGIHHYLCHLQVYLYQKDLKYRRQIIWHYENSFSGYKNSPSANYEPILWFSKTDDYTYHQIREPYKSKERLKNKITKNGKVWTPNPDGKHAGDVWNIPVLAGKRFANEKVDHPTQKPLAICDRIIKHFSNENDLVLIPFGGSGSECVSAVKNHRNFIAFEKNRDYIKIANNRLEELNVENQIEIEINTNGILAEI; encoded by the coding sequence ATGATTGAGACTAACAAAATACATTACGGAGACTGCATTAAGCAAATGCAGAAATTAGAAAATGAATCAATTGATTTAATAATAGCTGACCCACCTTACAATCTCAACAAGGATTTTGGAAATTCATCAGATAATTGGGATGATGTAGATGGATGGATAAAGTGGTCAAAAAAATGGCTTGATGTTGCAATCACGAAATTAAAACCAACTGGTTCAATTTTCATTTATGGCATCCACCATTATTTATGTCATCTTCAAGTATATCTATATCAGAAAGATTTAAAATACAGAAGGCAAATAATTTGGCATTATGAAAATAGTTTTTCAGGTTATAAAAATTCGCCTTCGGCAAATTATGAACCTATACTTTGGTTTTCAAAAACTGATGATTATACTTATCATCAAATAAGAGAGCCATATAAAAGCAAGGAAAGATTAAAAAACAAAATAACCAAAAATGGTAAAGTTTGGACACCAAACCCTGATGGAAAACACGCTGGAGATGTTTGGAATATTCCTGTATTAGCAGGTAAAAGATTTGCAAATGAAAAAGTTGACCATCCAACTCAAAAACCATTGGCTATTTGCGATAGAATAATCAAACATTTTTCAAACGAGAATGATTTAGTATTAATTCCTTTTGGTGGTTCTGGTAGCGAATGCGTAAGTGCCGTAAAAAACCATAGGAACTTTATTGCTTTCGAAAAAAACAGAGACTACATTAAAATCGCAAATAATCGCTTGGAAGAATTAAATGTCGAGAATCAAATTGAGATAGAAATTAATACAAATGGTATATTAGCAGAAATTTAA
- a CDS encoding DNA methyltransferase yields MKYQLYKKDRKEVVPVKEAELNKLAKSKLKEFFEKRIELRIPNRFIEAWDEVALFHSKGDVEKANAILFPNEKSAFALNNGLNDLTAKEWLPETITVFSQKGLGAGNKDAQIEKQHPAPFSFQDVGRLIQFFSKENDKVLDPFSGVASTVKACAFNNRFGYGIELNPKYHDLGLQRIELEVPDDYPLKTKQTLINGNSQKEIKKFKKNEIDFIATSPPYWNILETIDHKGKERIENDLDHKYSENNEDLANIEDYDKFLSTLAKFFNDCSRPLKSGKYMCVIVSDFRKKEKYYTFHADLANELEKKGNFVLKGIKILYQRHKSIYPYGYPFSFVPNMHHQNVLIFQNIKKDD; encoded by the coding sequence ATGAAATATCAACTATATAAAAAAGATAGAAAAGAAGTTGTTCCAGTTAAAGAAGCTGAACTTAATAAACTTGCGAAATCCAAACTCAAGGAGTTTTTTGAAAAAAGAATTGAATTGAGAATCCCAAATAGATTTATTGAAGCGTGGGATGAAGTTGCATTATTTCATTCAAAAGGAGATGTTGAGAAAGCTAACGCAATTCTATTTCCAAATGAGAAATCAGCTTTTGCTTTAAATAATGGATTAAATGATTTAACAGCCAAAGAATGGCTGCCAGAAACTATAACTGTGTTCAGTCAGAAAGGTTTAGGTGCAGGCAATAAGGATGCGCAAATTGAAAAACAGCATCCTGCACCTTTTTCGTTTCAAGACGTTGGTAGACTTATTCAATTCTTTTCTAAAGAAAATGATAAAGTTCTTGACCCTTTTTCTGGAGTTGCTTCAACTGTAAAAGCTTGTGCTTTCAATAATAGATTTGGTTACGGTATTGAATTAAATCCTAAATACCACGATTTAGGATTACAACGAATTGAATTGGAAGTTCCTGACGATTATCCATTAAAAACTAAACAAACTTTGATAAATGGAAATAGTCAGAAAGAAATTAAAAAGTTTAAAAAAAATGAAATAGATTTTATTGCGACAAGCCCACCATATTGGAACATTTTAGAAACTATTGACCATAAAGGAAAGGAAAGAATTGAAAATGATTTAGACCACAAGTATAGTGAGAATAATGAGGACTTGGCAAACATTGAGGATTATGACAAATTTTTATCAACACTTGCAAAATTTTTCAACGACTGTTCAAGACCATTAAAATCTGGAAAGTATATGTGCGTAATTGTAAGCGATTTTAGAAAAAAAGAGAAATACTATACTTTTCACGCTGATTTAGCGAATGAGTTGGAGAAAAAAGGAAATTTCGTTTTGAAAGGAATTAAAATATTGTATCAAAGACACAAAAGTATTTATCCTTACGGCTATCCTTTTTCATTCGTTCCAAATATGCACCATCAAAACGTTTTAATATTTCAAAATATCAAGAAAGATGATTGA
- a CDS encoding helix-turn-helix domain-containing protein has protein sequence MTLGQKIRELRESNGMFQRQLASILEIGDGFLSKVESDQKPLKREHLKTISETFNCSFSELEALWIGSKVYDIVKDEKEGMNALKVAEEQMKYEKK, from the coding sequence ATGACACTTGGACAGAAAATCAGGGAATTAAGAGAATCAAATGGAATGTTTCAAAGACAACTTGCTTCAATACTTGAAATCGGAGACGGTTTTTTAAGTAAAGTTGAAAGCGACCAGAAACCTTTAAAACGAGAACACTTAAAAACAATTAGCGAAACTTTCAATTGCTCATTTTCGGAATTGGAAGCTTTATGGATTGGTTCAAAGGTTTATGATATTGTAAAAGACGAAAAGGAAGGAATGAATGCTTTAAAAGTTGCAGAAGAACAAATGAAATACGAGAAGAAATAA
- a CDS encoding IS110 family transposase, which yields MKNYTTYLGIDVAKLTLDYCVVTDDQELERGQILNTEKSLNSFLKNLKKTGHKLEEMLFVFENTGIYSSLLSLVLSENELDYAQVPALEIKRSLGITRGKSDKVDAKEIAFYAKRNTDKITLSVLPEVNLQQLKIVFAEREKTIAAIKVFERTMENEMFLSKEVFGSVKSINRQTVKYLKKQLSMLDDRIKKLIREDETLYKQQQLLKSIPGIGEITSVYLLMVTKGFTAFTNGRKFACYSGVAPFEHSSGTSIKGKTRVSHLADKKMKSLLHMVSLTAIKYDPELKEYYTRKKSEGKHTMLVLNNIKCKIVYRIFAVIQRESNFVNLHKFAA from the coding sequence ATGAAAAATTACACAACTTACCTCGGAATTGATGTGGCTAAATTAACGCTAGATTATTGTGTGGTAACAGATGATCAAGAGCTTGAAAGAGGACAGATTCTCAACACCGAAAAATCCCTAAACTCATTTTTAAAAAATCTCAAAAAAACCGGACACAAATTGGAAGAAATGCTTTTCGTCTTCGAAAATACCGGTATTTATTCCTCCCTGCTCTCTTTAGTTTTGAGCGAAAATGAACTCGATTACGCGCAGGTTCCAGCTTTGGAAATAAAACGTTCCCTGGGAATTACGCGTGGCAAAAGCGATAAGGTAGATGCCAAAGAAATTGCCTTTTACGCCAAACGAAATACCGATAAAATAACGCTTTCTGTACTTCCTGAAGTGAATCTGCAGCAACTTAAAATCGTATTTGCTGAACGTGAAAAAACCATCGCCGCCATTAAAGTTTTTGAAAGAACCATGGAAAACGAAATGTTCCTCAGCAAAGAAGTTTTCGGAAGTGTAAAATCGATCAACCGACAAACTGTAAAATACCTGAAAAAGCAGCTTTCAATGCTAGATGACAGGATTAAAAAACTAATTAGGGAAGATGAAACGCTGTACAAACAGCAACAACTTTTAAAAAGTATTCCGGGAATTGGGGAGATCACTTCAGTCTATCTTTTGATGGTTACCAAAGGATTTACAGCGTTTACAAACGGAAGAAAATTTGCGTGTTATTCCGGCGTTGCACCTTTCGAACACAGCTCTGGAACAAGCATCAAGGGAAAAACGAGGGTCAGTCATCTGGCAGATAAAAAGATGAAATCGCTGCTGCATATGGTGTCGCTCACTGCGATCAAATACGACCCTGAACTTAAAGAATATTACACGCGAAAAAAATCGGAAGGAAAACATACGATGTTGGTTTTAAACAACATAAAATGCAAAATTGTCTACAGAATTTTTGCGGTGATCCAACGAGAATCAAACTTTGTCAATCTGCACAAATTTGCCGCGTAA